In the bacterium genome, one interval contains:
- a CDS encoding MT-A70 family methyltransferase gives MSRCIAFYKKCEEQGADWCEKLPHAVRLIENYLDLCKELESRGVPKELTMVNMTERAARPLFSLREPEIREKAMEKITSRLNGKRGAGRGNTKKLTSGDVRGIIQMIKHEEKKPLPTPAGQYSVILADPPWRYEFSETGTREIENQYPTMDLEEIKALKVPAADDAILLLWTTAPKLEESLEVLNAWGFTYRTCAIWDKEKKGMGYWFRIQHELLLVGIKGNFKTPDPENRFDSVIRSPREGHSEKPACVYTMIERMFPEQSRIELFARTNREGWAAWGNEV, from the coding sequence TTGAGCCGTTGCATTGCTTTCTATAAAAAGTGTGAGGAGCAGGGCGCCGATTGGTGCGAGAAGCTACCACATGCAGTTCGCTTGATTGAGAACTATCTGGATCTCTGTAAAGAACTGGAGAGCCGGGGCGTTCCCAAAGAATTGACCATGGTCAACATGACCGAAAGGGCAGCACGGCCTTTGTTCTCCCTTCGGGAGCCAGAAATAAGAGAAAAGGCTATGGAAAAAATCACAAGCCGTCTAAATGGAAAACGGGGCGCAGGGAGGGGAAATACAAAGAAACTCACTTCGGGCGATGTTCGTGGTATTATCCAGATGATCAAGCACGAAGAGAAGAAGCCGCTCCCAACACCGGCCGGGCAGTATTCTGTGATTCTGGCAGATCCACCGTGGCGCTACGAGTTCAGCGAGACGGGCACGCGGGAGATCGAGAACCAATATCCTACAATGGATCTGGAGGAGATAAAAGCCCTGAAAGTTCCCGCCGCCGATGATGCCATCCTCCTCCTGTGGACCACGGCCCCCAAGCTGGAAGAATCGCTCGAAGTGTTGAATGCTTGGGGTTTCACGTATCGCACCTGTGCCATCTGGGACAAAGAGAAGAAGGGCATGGGGTATTGGTTCCGCATCCAACACGAACTCTTATTGGTCGGGATAAAGGGCAACTTTAAGACGCCCGATCCGGAGAACCGTTTTGATTCTGTCATCCGGAGCCCGAGAGAAGGGCACAGCGAAAAGCCCGCCTGCGTCTACACCATGATCGAGCGGATGTTCCCCGAACAAAGCCGGATCGAACTCTTCGCCCGAACCAATCGGGAAGGGTGGGCCGCATGGGGGAACGAAGTATGA